One segment of Thamnophis elegans isolate rThaEle1 chromosome 16, rThaEle1.pri, whole genome shotgun sequence DNA contains the following:
- the BCL2A1 gene encoding bcl-2-related protein A1: MESCNFLYVNTLVQDYLKYICQEAQLSAAPNRVAEVLRKAGSSAQREVEDKLRPYVDSLEIHSVEGASHVFSQVMENEFVDGEINWGRILTIFLFGGILAKKLQGPLAKENLKQISYFITDYIVSTKGKWISENGGWEKGFITKFEDRSSWVSLSTLKTKILAVFSIFNQYHS; this comes from the exons atggaaaGCTGCAATTTCCTTTATGTGAACACCTTGGTGCAAGATTATCTGAAGTACATTTGTCAAGAGGCTCAACTCTCAGCAGCCCCAAACAGAGTGGCTGAAGTCCTCCGTAAAGCGGGATCGTCTGCTCAGAGAGAGGTAGAAGACAAGCTGAGACCTTATGTGGACTCACTGGAGATTCATTCGGTAGAAGGAGCCAGTCACGTTTTCAGCCAAGTGATGGAAAACGAATTTGTGGATGGCGAAATTAACTGGGGACGCATTCTGACAATATTCCTGTTCGGTGGCATCCTGGCCAAAAAACTCCAAGGACCGTTGGCAAAAGAAAACTTGAAACAGATCTCTTATTTCATCACAGACTATATCgtgagcaccaaaggaaagtgGATCAGCGAGAATGGAGGATGG GAGAAGGGCTTCATAACAAAATTTGAGGATAGAAGCTCCTGGGTATCCTTATCCACTTTGAAGACAAAGATCTTGGCTGTTTTTTCCATCTTCAATCAATATCACTCATAA